The Betaproteobacteria bacterium genome includes a window with the following:
- a CDS encoding metallophosphoesterase family protein, protein MKVGLISDTHGLLRPEAIESLRGSDYIVHAGDIGDPDILRALAEIAPVTAVRGNNDNGPWAATIRETEVLQVGDAVIYVIHDLAELDLDPAAAGFQVVVSGHSHQPRSESRDGVLFVNPGSAGPRRFSLPVSVGFLEVSGVTATSQLMELQLDASAKRTHPKWRAG, encoded by the coding sequence CTGAAAGTTGGTCTTATCTCCGACACTCATGGACTCCTGCGGCCCGAGGCGATCGAGTCGCTGAGGGGCAGCGACTATATCGTCCACGCGGGCGACATCGGCGACCCTGACATTCTCAGAGCGCTTGCTGAAATTGCGCCGGTCACCGCGGTGCGGGGAAACAACGACAACGGTCCCTGGGCGGCGACCATCCGCGAAACCGAAGTGCTGCAAGTAGGCGACGCGGTTATCTACGTCATTCACGACCTGGCCGAGCTGGATCTCGACCCGGCAGCGGCGGGGTTCCAGGTCGTCGTCTCGGGTCATTCGCATCAACCCAGGTCCGAGTCGCGGGATGGGGTGCTTTTCGTCAATCCGGGCAGCGCCGGCCCGCGCCGGTTCAGCCTGCCGGTTTCCGTCGGGTTCCTGGAGGTTTCGGGTGTAACGGCGACCTCACAGTTGATGGAATTGCAATTGGATGCGTCTGCTAAACGAACGCATCCCAAGTGGCGCGCCGGCTAG